One Nocardia iowensis DNA window includes the following coding sequences:
- a CDS encoding MBL fold metallo-hydrolase yields MTLTHPAYGQLRQVTPTAAVLLADNPGQMTLEGTNTWILRAPGRSDCVVIDPGPKDKAHGAKIAEVTGGDIALTLITHRHHDHTGGIDHLVKLTGTPVRAKESEFLRGSGAPLVDGEVIEAAGLRLTVLATPGHTGDSMSFVLDDAVLTGDTILGSGTTVLDSSDGALADYLASLDRLVEIGAGKALLPAHGPDHPDLEPVARYYIAHRQERLDQVREALRVLGPDAGAMAVVRRVYADVDKRLWLAARSSVQAQLEYLRAEG; encoded by the coding sequence ATGACGCTGACTCATCCCGCGTACGGGCAATTACGGCAGGTCACGCCGACGGCAGCGGTGCTGCTGGCGGACAATCCGGGCCAGATGACGCTGGAGGGAACCAATACCTGGATCCTGCGCGCGCCGGGGCGCTCGGATTGTGTGGTGATCGATCCCGGTCCGAAGGACAAGGCGCACGGCGCGAAGATCGCCGAGGTCACCGGGGGCGATATCGCGCTCACCCTGATCACGCACCGGCATCACGATCACACCGGCGGCATCGATCACCTGGTGAAGCTGACCGGAACTCCGGTGCGTGCCAAGGAATCCGAGTTCTTGCGCGGTTCGGGCGCGCCGCTGGTCGACGGCGAGGTGATCGAGGCCGCTGGCCTGCGGCTCACCGTTTTGGCCACTCCCGGCCACACCGGTGATTCGATGAGTTTCGTGCTCGATGACGCGGTGCTGACCGGCGACACGATCCTCGGCAGCGGAACCACCGTGCTCGATTCGAGCGACGGGGCCCTGGCCGATTATCTGGCGTCGTTGGACCGACTGGTGGAGATCGGGGCGGGGAAGGCGCTGTTGCCCGCGCACGGCCCGGATCATCCCGATCTGGAACCGGTTGCCCGCTACTACATCGCACACCGGCAGGAGCGCCTCGACCAAGTGCGCGAAGCGTTGCGGGTGCTCGGGCCGGACGCGGGCGCGATGGCGGTGGTCCGGCGGGTCTACGCCGATGTCGACAAGCGACTGTGGCTCGCCGCGCGCAGCTCGGTGCAGGCGCAGTTGGAGTACCTGCGCGCCGAAGGGTAG
- a CDS encoding RidA family protein — MTAVTQWESNLARLGLTLPPVAAPVAAYIPAIRTGSLVYTSGQLPFVDGALSAVGKVGAEVSTEQAKDAARLCALNALAAVHALVGLDAVVRIVKVVGFVASAPGYNDQPIVINGASEFLAEVFGDAGVHARSAVGVSELPKNTPVEVEIIAEVR, encoded by the coding sequence ATGACCGCAGTGACCCAGTGGGAGAGCAATCTTGCCCGGCTCGGCCTGACGCTGCCGCCGGTCGCGGCGCCCGTTGCGGCCTACATTCCGGCGATCCGGACCGGTTCGCTGGTCTACACCTCCGGCCAGTTGCCGTTCGTGGACGGTGCGTTGTCGGCGGTCGGCAAGGTCGGCGCCGAGGTGAGCACCGAGCAGGCGAAGGATGCCGCGCGATTGTGCGCGCTCAACGCGTTGGCGGCCGTGCACGCGCTGGTCGGGCTGGACGCGGTGGTGCGCATCGTGAAGGTGGTCGGTTTCGTCGCGTCCGCACCGGGATACAACGATCAGCCGATCGTGATCAATGGCGCGTCGGAGTTCCTCGCCGAGGTTTTCGGTGACGCGGGTGTGCACGCGCGCTCCGCGGTAGGCGTGTCGGAATTGCCGAAGAACACCCCGGTCGAGGTCGAGATCATCGCCGAGGTGCGTTAG
- a CDS encoding TlpA disulfide reductase family protein — translation MRQLPVAWRWALAGLIAVVALAVALWPRGRDTDTTADNGEQARSAGVSEQQRVAADLAACPLPVPGAVGPSPLAGITVGCLADGKTVELSAALAGKPALLNLWAYWCGPCAQELPYLQQFAQRAGNAITVLTVHSDPDEAKAISRLTGLDVKLPGVLDADARVRTAVGAPAVLPISVLLRADGSVAQVLVRAFSGVDDIANTVARELGVAA, via the coding sequence GTGAGACAACTCCCGGTCGCCTGGCGATGGGCACTGGCGGGATTGATCGCTGTGGTGGCGTTGGCGGTTGCCCTGTGGCCGCGCGGCCGCGACACCGACACCACCGCGGACAACGGGGAACAGGCACGTAGTGCCGGGGTATCCGAACAGCAACGCGTCGCGGCGGACCTCGCGGCGTGCCCGCTGCCTGTCCCGGGGGCTGTCGGGCCGAGTCCGCTGGCGGGCATCACCGTCGGCTGTTTGGCCGATGGCAAGACCGTCGAGTTGTCCGCCGCGCTCGCGGGTAAGCCTGCGCTGCTGAACCTCTGGGCCTACTGGTGTGGACCGTGTGCGCAAGAATTGCCGTATTTGCAGCAGTTCGCCCAACGCGCCGGAAACGCGATTACCGTGCTGACCGTGCACAGCGACCCCGACGAGGCCAAGGCGATTTCACGGCTGACTGGACTGGACGTGAAACTTCCTGGTGTGCTCGACGCCGACGCGCGGGTGCGCACCGCCGTCGGCGCTCCCGCGGTGCTGCCGATTTCGGTGCTGCTGCGGGCGGACGGTTCGGTGGCGCAGGTGCTGGTGCGGGCGTTCAGCGGGGTGGACGACATCGCGAACACGGTCGCGCGGGAGCTGGGCGTGGCCGCATGA
- a CDS encoding ArsA-related P-loop ATPase, giving the protein MPLSAEPGLETGWPKRAEKARLHYVSGKGGTGKSTVAAALALALAAGGRRVLLVEVESRQSIAQLFDLPPLPPTETRIATADGGGEVVALALDIEHAFLEYLDMFYNLGFAGRAMRRMGAIEFVTTIAPGLRDVILTGKIKETAVRVDKAGKRVYDEIVVDAPPTGRIASFLDVTQAMLEVAKGGPIASQAEGVSKLLHSDQTMIHLVTLLEALPVQETADAIAELKAADLRIGTVIVNRATEGQLPAELRAKAAQGDVDTDAVRAGLETAGITLPDNDFQGLITETIEHAATLQAQDDSAAELAKVDVSRLYLPALPEGMDLGGLYELAEHLSKQGVR; this is encoded by the coding sequence GTGCCGCTTTCGGCGGAGCCGGGACTGGAAACAGGGTGGCCGAAGCGCGCGGAGAAGGCTCGCCTGCACTATGTGTCCGGGAAGGGCGGGACCGGCAAGTCCACGGTGGCGGCGGCGCTCGCGCTGGCGTTGGCGGCAGGTGGGCGCCGGGTGTTGCTGGTGGAGGTGGAGAGCAGGCAGTCCATTGCCCAGCTGTTCGATCTGCCGCCGCTGCCGCCGACGGAGACCAGGATCGCGACGGCCGATGGTGGTGGCGAGGTGGTGGCGCTCGCGCTGGACATCGAGCACGCGTTCCTCGAATACCTGGACATGTTCTACAACCTCGGTTTCGCGGGCCGGGCGATGCGGCGGATGGGCGCCATCGAGTTCGTCACCACGATCGCGCCCGGTCTGCGGGACGTCATCCTGACCGGCAAGATCAAGGAGACCGCGGTTCGCGTCGACAAGGCCGGTAAGCGGGTTTACGACGAGATCGTGGTGGACGCGCCGCCGACCGGCCGGATCGCCAGCTTCCTCGACGTCACCCAGGCCATGCTGGAGGTGGCCAAGGGCGGGCCGATCGCCTCGCAGGCCGAGGGCGTCTCGAAGCTGCTGCATTCGGATCAGACGATGATCCACCTGGTCACCCTGCTCGAGGCACTGCCGGTGCAGGAGACCGCCGACGCCATCGCGGAATTGAAGGCGGCGGATCTGCGCATCGGCACGGTGATCGTGAACCGCGCCACCGAAGGCCAACTGCCCGCCGAACTGCGCGCCAAGGCCGCGCAGGGCGATGTCGACACCGACGCCGTCCGCGCCGGACTCGAAACGGCGGGGATCACCCTGCCGGACAACGACTTCCAGGGCTTGATCACCGAAACCATCGAGCACGCGGCCACTTTGCAGGCACAGGACGACAGCGCGGCCGAGCTCGCCAAGGTCGACGTCTCCCGCCTGTACCTGCCCGCCCTGCCGGAAGGCATGGACCTCGGTGGTCTGTACGAACTAGCCGAACACCTCAGCAAGCAAGGGGTCCGATGA
- a CDS encoding DUF4177 domain-containing protein — MSEASLWEYATVPLLTHATKQILDQWGADGWELVTVLPGPTGEQHVAYLKRPK, encoded by the coding sequence ATGAGTGAAGCGAGCTTGTGGGAGTACGCGACCGTGCCGTTGTTGACGCACGCGACCAAGCAGATTCTCGATCAGTGGGGCGCCGATGGGTGGGAGCTGGTGACCGTGCTGCCCGGGCCGACCGGCGAGCAGCATGTCGCGTACCTGAAGCGTCCGAAGTAG
- the nth gene encoding endonuclease III, giving the protein MRVTPSTAAGNGRASAPEATDAQPAAAAAPKRKSRARQAETQLGLVRRARRMNRALEAAFPDAHCELDFTTPLELAVATILSAQSTDVRVNLTTPALFAKYPDARAYAEANRAELEEYIRSTGFYRNKASSLIGLGQALLERHDGELPHTMAELVQLPGIGRKTANVILGNAFGVPGITVDTHFGRLVRRWQWTTEEDPVKVEHAIGELIERKDWTMLSHRVIFHGRRVCHARKPACGVCVLAKDCPSFGAGPTDPDIAAALVKGPEKEHLLELVGR; this is encoded by the coding sequence GTGCGTGTCACCCCCTCTACAGCCGCCGGAAACGGGCGTGCGTCTGCCCCCGAGGCGACCGACGCGCAACCCGCGGCGGCCGCCGCTCCGAAACGGAAATCCCGCGCGCGACAGGCGGAAACCCAGCTCGGACTTGTCCGCCGAGCACGCCGGATGAACCGCGCGCTCGAGGCTGCTTTCCCGGACGCGCACTGCGAACTGGACTTCACCACACCGCTCGAATTGGCGGTCGCGACAATACTTTCCGCGCAGTCCACCGACGTGCGAGTGAATCTCACCACGCCCGCCCTGTTCGCCAAGTACCCGGACGCGCGCGCCTACGCCGAGGCCAACCGTGCCGAGCTGGAGGAATACATCCGCTCGACCGGTTTCTATCGGAACAAGGCCAGTTCGCTGATCGGCCTCGGCCAGGCGCTGCTGGAGCGCCATGATGGTGAATTGCCTCACACCATGGCCGAACTCGTGCAATTGCCCGGCATCGGCCGCAAGACCGCCAACGTCATTCTCGGCAATGCGTTCGGCGTGCCGGGCATCACGGTCGACACGCATTTCGGCCGCCTGGTGCGCCGCTGGCAGTGGACCACCGAAGAAGATCCGGTGAAGGTCGAACACGCCATCGGCGAGCTCATCGAGCGCAAAGACTGGACGATGCTGTCGCACCGGGTGATCTTCCACGGGCGCCGGGTGTGCCATGCCCGCAAACCGGCCTGCGGCGTGTGCGTGCTCGCCAAGGACTGCCCGTCGTTCGGGGCCGGGCCCACCGACCCGGACATCGCCGCCGCGCTGGTGAAGGGCCCGGAAAAGGAGCATCTGCTCGAGCTGGTGGGCCGGTGA
- a CDS encoding ArsA family ATPase, whose protein sequence is MTTPNVAVPLNVSDIIEDRTARVVVCCGSGGVGKTTTAAAIALRAAEKGRKVVVLTIDPARRLAQSLGVADLGNSPQRVPLGPEAKGELHAMMLNMRRTFDDMVLEHTSPDKAEQIFANPFYQTVASSFGGTQEYMAMEKLGQLAARKEWDLIVVDTPPSRNALDFLDAPKRLGNFLNGRMIRVIMAPGRGVTRLVTGAMSLAVRGVSTIVGGQMLKDASNFLQSLDSLFGGFQDRADRTYAMLSKPGTHFLVVAAAEPDALREASFFVDRLSTERMPLAGLVLNRTHPALSSLSADHALTVAQQVADADPLTSAVLRIHARRVATDKREQHLLHRFTGAHPRVPIVAVTALPFEVSDLEALRAVGDQLTGTRASA, encoded by the coding sequence ATGACTACACCGAATGTGGCTGTGCCACTGAATGTTTCGGACATCATCGAGGATCGGACGGCCCGGGTGGTGGTCTGCTGCGGTTCCGGCGGGGTCGGCAAGACGACCACCGCGGCCGCGATCGCGTTACGCGCGGCCGAGAAGGGGCGCAAGGTCGTGGTACTCACCATCGACCCGGCGCGCAGGCTGGCCCAGTCACTGGGTGTCGCCGATCTGGGCAACTCACCGCAGCGGGTGCCGCTCGGCCCGGAGGCCAAGGGCGAACTGCACGCGATGATGCTGAACATGCGGCGCACCTTCGACGACATGGTGCTCGAGCACACCAGCCCGGACAAGGCCGAGCAGATCTTCGCCAACCCCTTCTATCAGACCGTTGCCTCCTCGTTCGGCGGAACGCAGGAGTACATGGCGATGGAGAAGCTCGGTCAGCTGGCCGCGCGTAAGGAGTGGGACCTGATCGTGGTCGACACGCCCCCGTCGCGCAACGCGCTGGACTTCCTGGACGCGCCGAAGCGGCTCGGAAACTTCTTGAACGGCAGGATGATCCGGGTCATCATGGCGCCGGGTCGCGGCGTCACCCGGCTGGTCACCGGCGCGATGAGCCTGGCAGTGCGCGGGGTGTCCACCATCGTCGGCGGCCAGATGCTCAAGGACGCGTCGAACTTTCTGCAGTCGCTGGACTCGCTGTTCGGCGGCTTCCAGGATCGGGCCGACCGCACCTACGCCATGCTCTCCAAGCCGGGCACCCATTTCCTGGTGGTCGCGGCCGCGGAGCCGGATGCGTTGCGCGAGGCGTCGTTCTTCGTCGACCGGCTCTCCACCGAGCGGATGCCGCTGGCGGGCCTGGTGCTGAATCGGACGCACCCGGCGCTGAGCTCGCTGTCGGCCGATCACGCGTTGACCGTGGCGCAGCAGGTGGCGGACGCCGATCCGCTCACCTCGGCCGTGTTGCGCATCCACGCGCGACGGGTCGCCACCGACAAGCGCGAACAGCATCTGCTGCACCGGTTTACCGGCGCGCACCCGCGGGTACCGATCGTGGCGGTGACCGCGTTGCCGTTCGAGGTGTCGGATCTAGAGGCGCTGCGCGCCGTTGGTGATCAACTCACCGGCACCCGAGCATCTGCTTGA
- a CDS encoding NUDIX hydrolase, whose translation MTIPVPQDIPKWLSRATEPAADTSDTLTLARTLRRAMSITSTPRQAAVLVLFGGSPEADPDAPGGLPADAEVLLTQRAATMRQHRGQIAFPGGAVDPGDTGPIDTALREACEETGLDRSGVEPLAVLPKLFVPPSRFDVTPVVAYWRTPSEVRVVDQSETERVVRVPLATLLDPANRFLVRGSLGYQSPAFLVDGMLVWGLTGGILAGIFTTAGWEQDWDREDVRDLESALADVGTTL comes from the coding sequence ATGACCATCCCTGTGCCCCAAGACATTCCGAAATGGTTGAGCCGAGCGACCGAGCCTGCGGCGGACACCTCGGACACGCTCACGCTGGCGCGTACGTTGCGCCGCGCCATGTCCATCACGTCGACCCCGCGGCAGGCGGCGGTGCTGGTGTTGTTCGGTGGCTCGCCCGAGGCCGATCCGGACGCGCCGGGCGGCCTGCCCGCCGACGCGGAGGTGCTGCTCACTCAGCGTGCCGCCACCATGCGGCAGCACCGCGGTCAGATCGCGTTCCCCGGCGGTGCGGTGGATCCCGGTGACACCGGCCCGATCGACACCGCGTTGCGCGAGGCTTGCGAGGAGACCGGGCTGGACCGTTCCGGCGTGGAACCCCTTGCGGTGCTGCCGAAGTTGTTCGTGCCGCCGTCGCGTTTCGATGTGACGCCGGTGGTCGCCTACTGGCGCACGCCGAGCGAGGTTCGGGTGGTCGACCAGAGCGAGACCGAACGGGTGGTGCGGGTGCCGCTGGCCACGCTGCTCGATCCGGCGAACCGCTTCCTGGTCCGCGGCAGCCTCGGCTACCAGAGCCCAGCCTTCCTGGTGGACGGCATGCTGGTGTGGGGTCTGACCGGCGGCATCCTCGCCGGAATCTTCACTACCGCGGGCTGGGAACAGGATTGGGATCGCGAGGACGTTCGCGATCTGGAATCCGCGCTGGCCGATGTCGGAACGACATTATGA
- a CDS encoding Crp/Fnr family transcriptional regulator — protein sequence MDEALARAGIFQGVEPTAVAALAKQLQPVDFPRGHVIFNEGEPGDRLYIITSGKVKIGRRSPDGRENLLTIMGPSDMFGELSIFDPGPRTSTATTVTEVRAVTMDRDALKSWIDQRPEIAEQLLRVLARRLRRTNNNLADLIFTDVPGRVAKALLQLAQRFGTQEAGALRVTHDLTQEEIAQLVGASRETVNKALADFAHRGWLRLEGKSVLISDSERLARRAR from the coding sequence GTGGACGAGGCCCTCGCCAGAGCAGGCATCTTCCAGGGCGTCGAGCCCACTGCGGTGGCCGCCCTCGCCAAGCAACTGCAGCCGGTGGATTTTCCGCGCGGCCATGTCATCTTCAACGAGGGTGAGCCGGGAGACCGGCTCTACATCATCACCTCGGGCAAGGTGAAGATCGGTCGCCGATCGCCGGACGGCCGGGAGAACCTGCTGACCATCATGGGCCCGTCGGACATGTTCGGCGAGCTGTCGATCTTCGACCCCGGCCCGCGTACCTCCACCGCGACCACGGTGACCGAGGTCCGCGCCGTCACGATGGACCGCGACGCGCTGAAGTCCTGGATCGATCAGCGGCCCGAGATCGCCGAGCAGCTGCTCCGCGTGCTCGCCCGTCGCCTGCGCCGCACCAACAACAACCTGGCCGACCTGATCTTCACCGACGTCCCCGGCCGGGTCGCCAAGGCGCTGCTGCAGCTCGCACAGCGGTTCGGCACCCAGGAGGCCGGTGCGCTGCGGGTCACCCACGACCTGACCCAGGAGGAGATCGCCCAGCTGGTCGGCGCCTCCCGCGAAACCGTGAACAAGGCGCTCGCCGACTTCGCGCACCGCGGTTGGCTGCGGCTGGAGGGCAAGAGCGTGCTCATCTCCGACTCGGAGCGACTGGCGCGCCGCGCGCGCTGA
- a CDS encoding WhiB family transcriptional regulator: MHMTTPIARLDVEQAEARIAWVAQARCKEVDPDQLFVRGAAQRKAATICRHCPVLMQCGADALDNRVEFGVWGGMTERQRRALLKQHPEVTSWADFFQAQRQHQVAM, encoded by the coding sequence ATGCACATGACAACCCCCATCGCTCGATTGGACGTGGAGCAGGCCGAAGCAAGGATCGCCTGGGTAGCCCAGGCCCGATGCAAGGAAGTGGATCCCGATCAGTTGTTCGTCCGCGGCGCTGCGCAGCGCAAAGCCGCGACGATCTGCAGGCACTGCCCGGTGTTGATGCAGTGTGGTGCCGACGCCCTCGACAATCGCGTGGAGTTCGGCGTGTGGGGCGGTATGACCGAGCGGCAGCGTCGCGCGCTGCTCAAGCAGCACCCGGAGGTGACCTCCTGGGCCGACTTCTTCCAGGCCCAACGCCAGCATCAGGTGGCAATGTAG